A segment of the Lycium barbarum isolate Lr01 chromosome 7, ASM1917538v2, whole genome shotgun sequence genome:
CCGGGGATGCTGAAATTACTAACTTTAGTTGCaacttttatattttaattttttttaaattgtgagTTCAACTTCAAAGAACCTTGAGCTTCGCTTTAGCTTCACCTCACAAATTGTTTAACAAAGGTTTTCTGTTCTTCACAAAATTACTGACTTTCCTTCATCCAGGAGATAATTATGGAAAGAAATCAAGAACCAGCTTACTAACTATCAAAATTGAAgccggaaaaaaaaaagaacaaatatAACGTTACCTTCGTCACGCCCATCACGGGATGAGCCACCAGGTTCGTAGCCCATCTTAGGTCAGCAACTCTGCAACAAAAAAACACTTCATTATTCTGAAACTAGCAATGGAACCAAAAATACCCAATAAAGTTCCAAAGATATAATTCAGAAAAAGACATCCTTTTTACTCCCCTAATCCTAAAACACATTCAGATTGTGCAATAGAGTACAGTTTCGTTATACTCCAATACATCACAAGAAACAAAAAGGGTACGACCAATTTCACAAAAAGGAACCTCCTTTACTCCCCTCATCCTAAAACTCATTCAAATTGGGCAATATAGTACAGTTTAAAATCGTTATACTCCAATACATCGCAAGAAACAAAAAGGGTACGACCAATTTCACAAAAAAGAACCTCCTTTACTCCCCTCATCCTAAAACTCATTCAAATTGGGAAATACAGTACAGTTTAAAATCGTTATAGTCCAATACATTGCAAGAAACAAAAAGGATACGACCAATTTCACAAAAAAGAACCTCCTTTACTCCCCTCATCCCAAAACGCATTCAAATTGGGAAATACAGTACAGTTTAAAATCGTTTATAGTCCAATACATTGCAAGAAACAAAAAGGATACGACCAATTTCACAAAAAAGAACCTCTTTTACTCCCCTCATCCCAAAACACATTCAAATAGGGCAATACAGTACAGTTTCAAATCATTATAGTCCAATTCATTGCAAGAAACGAAAAGAGTacaattaattgcacaaaaagGAACCTCATTTACTCCCCTCATCCTAAAACACATTCAAATTGTGAAATATAGTAGAGTTCCATATCGTTATAAGTCCAATTCATTGCTAGAAACGAAAAGGGTACAATTATAGCACAAAAAAGAACCTCCTTTACTCCCCTCATCCCAAAACACATTCAAATAGGGCAATACAGTACAGTTTCAAATCATTATAGTCCAATTCATTGCAAGAAACGAAAAGGGTACAATTAATTGCACAAAAGGGAACCTCATTTACTCCCCTCATCCTAAAACACATTCAAATTGTGCAATATAGTAGAGTTCCATATCGTTATAGTCCAATTCATTGCAAGAAACGAAAAGGGTACAATCATAGCACAAAAAAGAACCTCCTTTACTCCCCTCTCAGCCTAAAACACATTCGAATTAAGCCATATAGCACAGTTTAAAATCGTTATAGTCCAATACATTGCAAGAAACAAAAAGGGTACaattaatttcacaaaaaaaggaaaaggggTTGTCTAATTAGACACAAATGGAGAAGAGGTACGTACACTTCATTATTCAGACACTAGTAATGAACCAAAGATACAAAATAAAATTCTTTAGATTATAATACATAAAAGAACCTCCTTTTTACTCCCCTCTTGCTAAAACACATTGGAATTGTGCAATATAGTACAATTAATTTCACAAAACAAGAAAAGGGGTTGTCTAATTAGACACAAACAGAGAAGAGGAACAAACACTTCATTATTCTGACACTAGCAATGGAACCAAAAATACCCAAATAAAATTCCAAAGATTATATTTCAGAATGGAACCTCCTTTTTACTCCCCTCAATATAGTACAGTTTCAAATCATTATAATCCAATTCATTGCAAGAAACAAAAAGGGTACAATTAATTTCACAAAACAAGAAAAGGGTTGTCTAACCAAACACAAATAAAGGATAAAACTTTATTATTCTGACACTAgcaatgaacaaaaaaaaaaaaaattagattataATCCATAAAAGAACCTCCTTTTGTGCAATATAGTACAGTTTCAAATTGTTATAGTCCAATTCAATGCAAGAAACAAAAAGGGTACAATGAATTTCACAAAACAAGAAAAGGGGTTGTTTAATTAGACACAAACAAAGAAGAGGAACATAGACTTAGATTATATACCATAAAAGAACCTCCTTTTTACTCCCCTGATCCTAAAAACACATTCAAATTGTGCAATATAGTAGAGTTCCATATCGTTATAGTCCAATTCATTGCAAGAAACGAAAAGGGTACAATTATAGCACAAAAAAGAACCTCCTTTACTCCCCTCTCAGCCTAAAACACATTCGAATTAAGCCATATAGCACAGTTTAAAATCGTTATAGTCCAATTCATTGGAAGAAACGAAAAGGGTACAATTAATTGGACAAAAGGGAACCTCATTTACTCCCCTCATCCTAAAACACATTCAAATTGTGCAATATAGTACAGTTTCAAATTGTTATAGTCCAATTCAATGCAAGAAACAAAAAGGGTACAATGAATTTCACAAAACAAGAAAAGGGGTTGTTTAATTAGACACAAAACAAAGAAGAGGAACATACACTTAGATTATATACCATAAAAGAACCTCCTTTTTACTCCCCTGATCCTAAAAACACATTCAAATTGTGAAATACAGTACAGTTTAATATCATTTTAGTCCAATTCAGTGCAAGAAACAAAAAGGGTACAATTAATTATACAAAACAAGAAAAGGGGTTGTTTTATTGGACATAAACAAAGAAGAGAGACATACACTTTGATTTGTAGAAAGCTGAGaagtttctcttttttcttttttttttttaattttttttcgaaggaaagaaagaatttgagagtGGATTTTTGGGTGTGTATTTATAGAGATTCACTTCCTTCGATGGAACTTTTGGTTTGGGGAAATAAACCCACCGTTTTTATCTTGAAGTATTTTGCGTTATATATGAAGAAAAAATATTGTCTCAAAAACTAATTTTTGTTGGGAGCTAATTGCTTTGCTATCCATTGTCTAGCTTATATATTACTCTCTTATCTCAAAATGAATGTCTCTTTCGCTTTCTCGActcattaaaaaaagaaaaaatgatcaaaaatattcttttactaaaAGAGTTAAAAATATCATTCATTAttaatttgggtcaaaaatatcactcctatcattaaaattttcaaatatacctCTATTTTAACAGAAATTCCTAACATAACCTGATTTCATTCAACTACATAAAAATAAatatgcgaccaacttgttccAGAATCCTACATCTGTAGCCACTAGGCATATGGATTTTTTATTTAGCTGGATTGAGATTAAATAGAGctgtttaaaaatgaaatcaaatTATGTtgggatttccgttaagacagtGGTATATTTGAAGTCTTTCATGACGGAGGGGCATTTTTATCCAAATTTGTAATGAAGAATATTTTTAGTCCTTTTTCTAAACTAGAggagtattttttattttttaacccTTTTCCCGAAGTATTGCCGTTATATGAAGGAAATAATATTATGtgtcaaaaaataattttgttgggAGCTAATTGCTTTCGCTGTCCATTGTCTAGCTTATATATTATTCCCCTgtctcaaaataagtgtcacttAGATTTTTTCACGCTCATTAAGGAAAAAAATATAAGGTATATTTTATTAATCCTGTCACTAAAGATGAAAGTTGTCGAAATAAGAATgttaagatggatgtgtggcaacaccaggagtgacaagattaggaatgagcatattcgggataaggtgggggtagcctcggtggaagacaagatgcgagaagcgagattgagatggtttgggcatgtgaagaggagagacacagatgccccagtgcggaggtatgagaggttggccatggatggtttcagacgaggtaggggttggccgaagaagtattggggagaggtaattagacacgacatgacacaactacagcttaccgaggacatgaccttagataggagggtttggaggacccaaattagggtagaaggctagtagatagtctcgttttccgttcttattagtagtcgcattatcgcaataCAATTTCTTCTActcagatttctgctattatctattatttcctgtgctttgattatcctgcgttatctgtgtcgcttgcattatttcatttcatatcgctttgattttgttagccttatctgacttctttttatgtttttattgagccgagggtttttcggaaacagccgtcctatcttggtaggagtaagatctgcgtacactctaccctccccagaccccacgatgtgggatttcactgggttgctgttgttgttgttattgttgtactcCTGCTTATTAAATATTTCTCGAGAATTGAGCACCATTAAAAAAGTATAGTTCTGTAATATAAGGTATAattgaaataataataataataatagtacaattttttttcttgaatttctaaaGCGATATTTATTTTAGGACTTTTTTTGCTAAAGCAACACTCAGAGATAGTATATAAAGCAGCACTCAGGGCGCAGATAGTGTACAACGTGCGGGTTTGGCCGACCCAATTGCTTTAGTCCAAGCCATATATTTTTCTTAAGAAATTCATTATATATGTACGAATTATTTAATTTAGTACCCATTAACTTAAAAGAATTAGAATTTCAAACTCATGAGCTTCAAATCCTGCCTTCACTTCCGACAAAACATATTTTGACACGGAGGCAGTAGTGAATTTGCCCCAATTAGAAAGAATCAAATTATAGCTAAGTAACTATTGTTAAACTGTTTTAATTAAAAAGAATAATTTTTACTTATCAAATAATTTTATCTTTTCTCTATCCTTCAATTGTAACATATATATGTTGTCCTAATTATATTTTCAAATTTGACATTGACTTAAGACACGTGTAAATCACATTTCAGACATGCGCGTATTTTTGGGGAAAACTCAGAGGAGAGAAAAGGAATGAGAAAGAAAGTTAGAAAATTTATGCTTTAAGTCGAGTCACATATAaatttgttgttgtgaatatcAAGATTTCAGTAATGCAATTTCCATATTTTTGGGATAAACTCAGAGAGGAGAGGGAggaatgagaaaaaaaaagttagaaaatTTACGCTTTGAGTCGAGTCACATATCAATTCTATGATGTGAATATCAAGATTAGATATTAATAAGTTTCAAAGCTTTAACTATTACTCGTAGGAGATCATTTGACCTAACTATTAAGTGGAAAGTAAAATTACCATTTCACATAATTTAATATTAAATTTGAACCTTTATACCTTCAAATCTACTCTTCTCCGATTAATGATCCAATTTTTTGAAAAGCTTGAAGAGAAATAAAAATGTTAttacgatttttttttatataaaatgtgTCAGAACCTTAATCCACACTCATAATATATCGGAGAAATAATTGAGTAAACCTTAAcacaattaatttaatttattggAAGCCTTCGAGGCTAATTTAAGGAGGGTCGAATTTGTAACTAAACTTACAAAaccttataaatttcaattatgtCTTAATAGAATAATTCAAAGTGGCACTTCCTCAAAAGCAAGCGGCTTAAGAAATCAAGAAGGTCTTAATTAACTTTAACCAAATCTACTCATCCTCAATAAACAATTTATATAAAATTTTAAGCAGTCTAACAAGAAATAAAGGGTACCCCATAATTAAAGAGCGATAAagaaaaatttaattaaataaCCCTTTTCAACTAATATTATTAAATGTCTTTTTATTGAACGTGTCAAAATTCAAAAGACACTTATTTTAGATCAAGAAAGtactccgttcacttttacttgtccgttattctaaaaatattttttcatttttacttatcaCATTTAACATATCGAGGaagataatttattttttctgttttacccatagtattaattactcattttaaatctttttttcAATGGATTAAAAATAAGCATCAATTAATATGGATATCATGATAAATtatgcactttatttattatttttaaaaagtgtACAAAGTCCATAATGGATAAGTAAAAATGAActgaggaagtattagataaacCTTAAcatacttcaattcaattgactTGATCAGTTTTTGAAAATTCTTTCACGCCTCTAATTATATTTTTGTTTGcactttttcttcccttttttgttCTCTTTTGGTGCAAAAATAGACACTTGTAAAGTTCCAGCCAAATACTTTTACGTACTTAACTAGCTTTAGAATTCATGCACcacaaaatatataaatatttcaTATTTTGCCTTGAAGGTTCTACACAAAGACTGAAAAAGACACCAGAAAAGCAAACTTTAACCAAATTTCTCTTGTTCACATTTCAGTACAAGTGTTTATCTTACATCTGTTATGTCATATGTATGTCCAAAAATGCGGTGGaagatatgtataaatatgggaTATATTCAACAAAAAAAGCTGCTGGAACCTTgaagaaacaaaaaaaagagTAACAGTACTTCTCTGCCATGGGTAGAAGTAAAGTTTTCTGAACTCTTTTCACTTCATTgtctatttcttttctttttttctatcaTTGCGTACTTCGATTAATTTCACGAGATAATTCTGTCCACCAAGACGTGTAAACTTCGATTAATTCCACGAGATAATTTTGTCCACTGAGACTTGTACACTGTTCACTTCATTgtctattttatgtatatgttctGAAACAATTTATTTTCTTGGGTTAAAACTGGGATTAGGAATTTTTGcagtgtttttcttttcttttatgctATTATCTAGTTGTCAAGTTTGGAATTTTTGTTAACTTGGGGATTCTTCTGAATATACTTTTTGTGGTGGTGGGTTTGCATTTTCTTGGATTAAAAGAGAAgaaattctgttttttttttttttggtatttcttGTGCTCTTATTTTGCTGTCAAGTTTggtttttttcttgattttgtccCTGGATTCTGAATAACTCTACTTAAGAATGTTTCTACTAAAAATCTTTTTAGTAGTCTTTGCTTTTTATAGATTAGGGAGAGATTGTCAAGGGAACAAATTCTCTAATTTTTAGCTAGAAATATGTACTATAAATTGAAGCAAATAACCTCCCTGTAGCAAGGTGAAATGTAAGAATTTTGATATGTGTATACTGGTGTGATTGGTAGATTTTGGGGGCTATACTTAGTATAATTTTCAGACGAAGAGTGTTCAACTGACTACCCATTTCTATGCTTCTTAACTCTGTTTAGATTACTTTAGCAAGACTTGCAAAAGTAGATTACTTACATGGTCACTGGAATTGGTTTTCTTGTTGTAGGACCTGCTAGGTGTTATCGTCAAATAAAGGGAAAGCCCTATCCAAAATCACGATTTAATCGTGGTGTGCCTGATCCTAAGATTAGGATTTACGACGTTGGCATGAAGAAAAAAGGGGTCGATGAGTTCCCGTGCTGTGTGCATTTGGTTAGTTGGGAGAAAGAGAATGTGTCTAGTGAGGCCTTGGAAGCTGCACGTATCGCTTGCAACAAGTACATGTCGAAGAATGCAGGAAAGGATGCTTTTCACCTGAGGGTTAGAGCTCATCCTTTCCATGTTTTGCGCATAAATAAGATGTTGTCTTGTGCTGGAGCTGATAGGCTCCAGACAGGTATGAGGGGAGCATTCGGCAAGCCTCTTGGGACTTCTGCGCGCATTTCTATTGGCCAGGTTTTGCTTTCTGTTAGATGCAGGGATTCGAGCTCTCATCATGCTCAAGAGGCTTTGCGTCGTGCAAAGTTCAAGTTTCCTGGTCGCCAGAGAATCATTGTTAGCAGTAAATGGTATTGCTTTATATGTTTCTGATCTTGTTCTTATATTGTTGCCTCTAGTTGTCCACACTGCCTACGCTCTCACTTGTATGTTTCATACATAACAAAAAAGCAATTGTTAGGTTTTTGGTAGTTTTGCTATCCGATGGTTCGCTCTTAGTATCGACTTCATATCATCTTACGTATTGGATTTCAGCTCCATTTAGACTATGTTCTGTCTGAGGTACTCGTAGAACATCTATTGTTACTCGTAGAACAGCTATTGGAATTCAGTATGCAATCATTCTTTTGCAACTAGTTATGTTAGTAGCTATATTTCACGCTTTCTTAGTCTTCTAGGCACAATTGCTTTAAGTGTGGCCTCTGTAAACTATCAGATTTGACCAATTTTCAGCTTTGCATTAAGGATTCTGGAAAGGCACAGGATTGTGAAAAATCTAGGCACTGTTTGCCTTTTTAGAATGTATTCTTATTGATATGGTGCTTATATTAGTACCTACTCTCTTGCATTTCAGGGGGTTCACACCATTCAAGCGTAGCGATTATCTGAAATGGAGAGCTGAGAAAAGGATCGTGCCAGATGGCGTCAATGCTAAGGTTCAGCGTTCATTCCTGAACAGAACTTTAAACCAGTAGCTAAATTTTCTTCTCTGTCTCTATGTGAACCAAGTTTCTAAAGATTTAATTTATATCTATCTGCACTTCTAAATATATCATCATTGTAGATGTAGCTAACTTGATACTTCTGTTCTTTTTTTGGCTTGCAGCTCCTTGGCTGTCAGGGACCTTTAGCTGCAAGGGAACCTGGACGAGCGTTTTTACCTGGGACCGTTTGAGACTGATCGTGATTCTTGATACGTTGAGACTTGGGATACTATGTATATATCATATGTTTTGCTAGTGTAGTTTTTTAGCTCTATAGGAAGTATATCATATCTAAATAAAGGAATCGGACCCTCTAAGAATActctacttttggaggatctgacGCA
Coding sequences within it:
- the LOC132602810 gene encoding large ribosomal subunit protein uL16-like isoform X1, producing MGRRPARCYRQIKGKPYPKSRFNRGVPDPKIRIYDVGMKKKGVDEFPCCVHLVSWEKENVSSEALEAARIACNKYMSKNAGKDAFHLRVRAHPFHVLRINKMLSCAGADRLQTGMRGAFGKPLGTSARISIGQVLLSVRCRDSSSHHAQEALRRAKFKFPGRQRIIVSSKWGFTPFKRSDYLKWRAEKRIVPDGVNAKLLGCQGPLAAREPGRAFLPGTV
- the LOC132602810 gene encoding large ribosomal subunit protein uL16-like isoform X2; the protein is MKKKGVDEFPCCVHLVSWEKENVSSEALEAARIACNKYMSKNAGKDAFHLRVRAHPFHVLRINKMLSCAGADRLQTGMRGAFGKPLGTSARISIGQVLLSVRCRDSSSHHAQEALRRAKFKFPGRQRIIVSSKWGFTPFKRSDYLKWRAEKRIVPDGVNAKLLGCQGPLAAREPGRAFLPGTV